The Paramagnetospirillum magnetotacticum MS-1 genome includes a region encoding these proteins:
- a CDS encoding autotransporter outer membrane beta-barrel domain-containing protein, translated as MINDKLLALLAATGALAAIDPAFAGCDVVPATQQASTAASTNTAGLIASRVTSVVTTSTGGGTRGSSSGGTNTGGGSTTTGSGGSLNAASSGCGTTTTTDTATLSEDETISRQGAGAAQAREQKINSIWVASSVTWLKKTDRNGDYGGTVTNGIVGYDRRLTNDLIGGIAVGYEKVMINTKYVANGGSVEGNTVSVSPYLGYSINDWLVIDGVAGFARIQYRFKSNSQEVGEANANRLFGASNLTAYQRYDDTIVKAAIGYLRIAEFQGSYTSNQNTFNRESLANFGQVRATLSAGHDLKTSYGLFTPNVFARYEYDLPHAQKVDLAAGYRSTNDPDGMTFGIGLDFAIDDLKINVGATTAQFRDNFESYGLDATVRYAF; from the coding sequence ATGATCAACGACAAGCTTCTTGCCCTTCTCGCCGCGACCGGCGCTCTGGCGGCCATCGACCCGGCCTTTGCCGGTTGCGACGTCGTGCCCGCCACCCAGCAGGCCTCCACCGCCGCCAGCACCAACACCGCCGGCCTGATCGCCAGCCGGGTGACCTCGGTGGTCACCACCAGCACAGGCGGCGGAACAAGGGGCTCGAGCAGCGGCGGCACCAATACGGGGGGCGGAAGCACTACCACGGGCAGCGGCGGATCCCTGAACGCAGCCTCCTCTGGCTGCGGAACCACCACCACCACCGATACCGCCACCCTGAGCGAAGATGAGACCATCTCGCGGCAAGGTGCGGGCGCGGCCCAGGCCAGAGAGCAGAAGATCAACTCTATCTGGGTGGCCAGTTCGGTGACCTGGCTGAAGAAGACCGATCGCAACGGCGATTACGGCGGCACCGTCACCAACGGCATCGTCGGCTATGACCGCCGCCTGACCAACGACCTGATCGGCGGCATCGCCGTCGGTTACGAAAAAGTGATGATCAATACCAAATACGTGGCCAATGGCGGCTCGGTAGAGGGCAACACCGTCTCGGTCTCGCCCTATCTGGGTTACAGCATCAATGACTGGCTGGTGATCGACGGCGTCGCGGGCTTTGCCCGCATTCAGTACCGGTTCAAGTCCAACTCCCAAGAAGTCGGCGAAGCCAACGCCAACCGACTGTTCGGCGCCAGCAACCTGACCGCCTATCAGCGTTATGACGACACCATCGTCAAGGCGGCCATCGGCTATCTGCGCATCGCCGAGTTCCAGGGCTCCTATACGTCCAACCAGAACACCTTCAACCGCGAATCCTTGGCCAATTTCGGACAGGTGCGCGCGACCTTGAGCGCTGGCCACGATCTAAAGACCAGCTATGGCCTGTTCACGCCCAATGTCTTCGCCCGCTACGAATACGACCTGCCTCACGCTCAGAAGGTCGATCTGGCGGCCGGGTACCGCAGCACCAATGATCCCGACGGCATGACATTCGGCATCGGTCTGGATTTCGCCATCGACGACCTGAAGATCAATGTCGGGGCAACCACGGCCCAGTTCCGCGATAATTTCGAGTCCTATGGCCTGGACGCCACTGTCCGTTACGCCTTCTGA
- the ligA gene encoding NAD-dependent DNA ligase LigA, whose amino-acid sequence MSRPPVPIDVLTPFEARIEHAELVEKLVSWDEAYHGQDAPLVPDDVYDGAKRRLSGIEARFPELAAKSPIKDKVGAAPSEGFGKLVHALPMLSLDNAFSPEDVAEFDAKVRRFLGLSDEAPLAYVAEPKIDGLSINLRYENGNFVSAATRGDGAEGEDVTRNLDTFPETQLPRRLGPDAPAVIEIRGEVYMTKADFLALNQRQESAGEKPFANPRNAAAGSLRQLDPKITASRPLSLFAYAMGEASSLPAASHWGYLERLKAWGFVVNPLIRRCDGVAGLLAAYGSLGEARAALPYDIDGIVYKVDDLELQKRLGFVSRSPRWAIAHKFPAEQATTLLEAIDIQVGRTGALTPVARLTPVNVGGVVVSNATLHNEDEIARKDVRVGDTVIVQRAGDVIPQIVGVVPGKPRGPTPFVYPDTCPVCGAHAVRPEGEVIRRCTGGLTCDAQAKERLKHFVSRNAFDIEGLGDKNIEFLWDKGWVRKPAHIFTLEAANQDRLQKLENFEGWGKRSTEKLFESIRSRASMGLERFIFALGIRQIGEATAKRLARHYGGFQAWRDAMTEEGKDELTSIEDIGPSVAADLLDFFKEEHNRAALDDLVRAMEALGGGVQDAKRIEAFASPIAGKAVVFTGTLVTMTRPEAKARAEALGAKVVGSVSKKTDYVVVGADAGSKATEAAKLGLTILSEQEWLDLIGG is encoded by the coding sequence ATGAGCCGCCCCCCTGTTCCCATCGACGTACTCACCCCTTTCGAAGCCCGCATCGAGCATGCGGAGTTGGTGGAAAAGCTCGTTTCCTGGGACGAGGCCTATCATGGCCAGGATGCGCCGCTGGTGCCCGACGACGTCTATGACGGGGCCAAGCGGCGGCTTTCCGGGATCGAGGCGCGCTTTCCCGAACTGGCGGCCAAAAGCCCCATCAAGGACAAGGTCGGCGCCGCGCCGTCCGAGGGTTTCGGCAAGCTGGTCCATGCATTGCCCATGCTGAGCCTGGACAATGCCTTTTCCCCAGAGGACGTGGCCGAGTTCGATGCCAAGGTGCGGCGCTTCCTGGGGCTTTCCGATGAGGCTCCCCTGGCCTATGTGGCCGAGCCCAAGATCGACGGATTGTCCATCAATCTGCGCTATGAGAATGGAAACTTCGTCTCGGCCGCCACGCGCGGTGACGGAGCCGAGGGCGAGGACGTCACCCGCAATCTGGACACATTCCCCGAGACCCAGCTTCCCCGCCGCCTTGGCCCCGATGCGCCAGCGGTGATCGAGATCCGGGGCGAGGTCTATATGACCAAGGCCGACTTTCTGGCGCTGAACCAACGCCAGGAATCGGCGGGCGAAAAGCCCTTCGCCAATCCCAGGAACGCGGCGGCTGGATCGCTTCGCCAGTTGGACCCCAAGATCACCGCGTCCCGGCCGCTGTCCCTGTTCGCCTATGCCATGGGCGAGGCGTCCAGCCTGCCCGCAGCCAGTCACTGGGGCTATCTGGAGCGCCTCAAGGCCTGGGGCTTTGTCGTCAATCCGCTGATCCGCCGCTGCGACGGGGTGGCTGGCCTGCTGGCCGCCTATGGGTCCTTAGGCGAGGCCCGCGCCGCTTTGCCCTACGACATCGACGGCATCGTCTACAAGGTGGACGATCTTGAACTGCAAAAGCGCCTGGGCTTTGTATCGCGCAGCCCCCGCTGGGCCATCGCCCATAAATTCCCCGCCGAGCAGGCCACCACCTTGTTGGAGGCCATCGACATCCAGGTGGGCCGGACGGGGGCGCTGACCCCCGTCGCCCGCCTGACCCCCGTGAATGTGGGCGGCGTGGTGGTCAGCAACGCCACGCTCCATAACGAGGACGAGATCGCCCGCAAGGATGTGCGCGTCGGCGACACTGTCATCGTGCAAAGGGCGGGCGACGTCATCCCCCAGATCGTCGGCGTGGTGCCGGGAAAACCGCGCGGCCCCACCCCCTTCGTCTATCCCGACACCTGCCCGGTCTGCGGGGCGCACGCGGTGCGGCCCGAGGGCGAGGTGATCCGCCGCTGCACCGGGGGGCTGACCTGCGACGCCCAGGCCAAGGAGCGTCTCAAGCATTTCGTGTCGCGCAATGCCTTCGATATCGAGGGATTGGGTGACAAGAACATCGAATTCCTGTGGGACAAGGGCTGGGTGCGCAAACCCGCCCATATCTTCACCCTGGAAGCCGCCAATCAGGACCGGCTGCAAAAGCTGGAGAATTTCGAAGGCTGGGGCAAGCGGTCCACCGAGAAGCTGTTCGAGTCCATCCGTAGCCGCGCCTCCATGGGCCTGGAGCGTTTCATCTTCGCTCTCGGCATCCGCCAGATCGGCGAGGCCACTGCCAAGCGTCTGGCGCGCCATTACGGCGGTTTCCAGGCCTGGCGCGACGCCATGACCGAAGAGGGCAAGGACGAACTGACCAGTATCGAGGATATCGGCCCCTCGGTGGCGGCGGATCTGCTGGACTTCTTCAAGGAAGAGCACAACCGGGCCGCCCTCGACGATCTGGTCCGCGCCATGGAAGCCTTGGGCGGCGGCGTTCAGGACGCCAAGCGCATCGAGGCCTTTGCCTCTCCAATAGCGGGCAAGGCGGTGGTGTTCACCGGGACGCTGGTCACCATGACCCGCCCCGAAGCCAAGGCCCGCGCCGAAGCCCTGGGCGCCAAGGTGGTGGGGTCGGTGTCGAAGAAAACCGATTACGTGGTGGTGGGCGCCGATGCCGGATCCAAGGCAACGGAGGCCGCCAAACTGGGTCTTACCATCCTCAGCGAACAGGAATGGCTGGACCTGATCGGCGGCTGA